The Methylomonas montana genome has a window encoding:
- a CDS encoding tetratricopeptide repeat protein, translating to MNRLSSAWSWLSKPNHQKTLAFVGGGLAITIGAAWQAYLHFSEKPKAAATVTVSGGGIATGGNVSGNVSGSGTAIVATGNVNMIGITLEQYEAGLKRKEQEVRTELREAGAADKDKISLIEARLANIQAQINNPESALEDYKAKLAQAYKAFDDLQREVLPEQIKQAQDALSKGQIADAEKLFMQVLTRGSENAAEAAYQLGELAYARIDYQAANRYYQQALQLQPDNPLYLDKAGFMAYTMGRYAEAEPLYQRGLAIREKSLGPEHPDTAKILSNLSDLYDAQGQYTKAEALCQRALAIREKSLGPNHPDVAESLGSLADLYHRQGQYPKAEPLLQRGLAIREKVFGPDHPDVAKSLNDLAALYKSQGLYMKAEPLYQRSLAIREQALSPHHPNLAKALNNLAQLYQIQGAYAQAEPLFQRALAIWEKALGPDHPDVALSLNNLAQLYNTQGLYQKAEPLFQRALTIWERSLGPSHPDVAVSLNNLAALYQAQGLYAKAEPLFLRALAIWEKALGTEHPRVASSINNLAMLYQLQGEYAKAEPLYQRSLAIMEKTLGHGHPEMAAVRNNLAALYQAQGAYQKAEPLYRSSLAILEKTLAPNHPDLATNLNNLAMLYQAQGAYAKAEPLLQRAIAISEQAFGPDHHEVAASINNLGMVYQAQAKYAKAEPLFLRARTIWEQAFGPSHPYVALSINNLAVVYHAQGEYAKAEPLFQRALTIWEKAVGPDHPDVAKCLLNYADLLRKLNRTVEAEAMAARAKAIQARS from the coding sequence GTGAATCGACTAAGTAGCGCTTGGAGCTGGTTATCGAAACCCAACCACCAGAAAACGCTGGCGTTTGTGGGGGGCGGTTTAGCGATAACGATTGGGGCCGCGTGGCAGGCTTATCTGCACTTTTCCGAGAAGCCAAAGGCAGCGGCGACCGTTACGGTGTCGGGCGGCGGTATTGCGACCGGGGGCAACGTGTCCGGGAACGTTTCGGGCAGCGGAACGGCCATTGTGGCCACCGGTAACGTCAACATGATTGGCATCACCCTGGAGCAATACGAAGCCGGATTAAAACGCAAGGAACAAGAAGTGCGGACGGAACTGCGCGAGGCCGGCGCGGCTGATAAGGATAAAATCAGCTTGATCGAAGCTCGGCTCGCCAACATACAAGCCCAGATAAACAATCCGGAAAGTGCCCTGGAAGATTACAAGGCCAAGCTCGCCCAAGCCTATAAAGCGTTCGACGACCTTCAACGCGAGGTTCTGCCGGAACAAATCAAGCAAGCGCAAGATGCTTTAAGCAAGGGGCAGATCGCCGATGCCGAAAAACTCTTCATGCAAGTGCTCACGCGAGGCTCGGAAAATGCGGCTGAAGCGGCGTATCAGTTGGGTGAACTGGCCTATGCCCGTATCGATTACCAAGCCGCCAACCGCTATTACCAGCAGGCGTTGCAATTGCAGCCGGACAATCCTCTTTATCTCGACAAGGCTGGCTTTATGGCCTATACGATGGGCCGTTATGCCGAGGCCGAGCCGCTCTATCAGAGGGGGCTGGCAATTCGGGAAAAGAGCCTAGGTCCCGAGCATCCCGATACCGCGAAGATTCTCAGCAATCTCTCCGATCTGTATGACGCGCAGGGCCAATATACCAAGGCCGAGGCGCTCTGCCAGCGGGCGCTGGCGATTCGCGAAAAATCCCTGGGCCCCAACCATCCGGACGTGGCGGAAAGCCTAGGCAGCCTCGCGGATCTGTATCACAGGCAAGGCCAGTATCCGAAGGCCGAGCCGCTATTACAACGAGGGTTGGCGATCCGAGAAAAAGTCTTTGGTCCGGACCACCCCGATGTGGCGAAGAGTCTCAATGACCTTGCGGCGCTGTATAAGTCGCAGGGCCTATACATGAAGGCCGAGCCGCTCTATCAACGATCGCTGGCGATTCGAGAGCAAGCTCTCAGTCCCCATCATCCGAACTTGGCGAAGGCACTTAACAATCTTGCACAGTTGTATCAGATCCAAGGCGCGTATGCCCAAGCCGAACCGTTGTTCCAGCGAGCGCTGGCGATTTGGGAGAAGGCACTCGGCCCCGACCATCCCGACGTGGCGTTGAGCCTCAACAATCTAGCGCAGTTGTATAACACACAAGGTCTGTACCAGAAGGCCGAGCCATTGTTCCAGCGGGCGCTGACCATTTGGGAGAGGTCCCTCGGCCCATCCCATCCCGATGTGGCGGTGAGTCTCAATAACCTCGCCGCGCTGTATCAGGCGCAAGGCCTGTATGCCAAGGCCGAGCCGTTATTCCTGCGAGCGCTGGCGATTTGGGAGAAGGCTCTCGGCACCGAGCATCCCCGCGTGGCATCGAGCATCAACAATCTGGCGATGCTGTATCAGTTACAAGGCGAGTATGCGAAGGCCGAGCCGCTCTACCAACGGTCGCTAGCCATTATGGAAAAGACCCTAGGTCACGGTCATCCCGAGATGGCGGCCGTTCGGAACAACCTCGCGGCGCTGTATCAGGCGCAAGGTGCATATCAGAAAGCCGAGCCGCTCTACCGGAGCTCGCTAGCCATTCTGGAAAAGACCCTAGCCCCCAACCATCCCGACCTGGCTACGAACCTCAACAACCTGGCGATGCTGTATCAGGCGCAAGGCGCATATGCGAAAGCCGAACCTCTGTTACAGCGGGCGATAGCGATCTCGGAGCAAGCTTTCGGCCCCGATCATCACGAAGTGGCGGCAAGCATCAACAATCTCGGGATGGTGTATCAGGCGCAAGCCAAGTATGCGAAAGCCGAGCCTTTGTTTCTGCGGGCGCGGACGATCTGGGAGCAGGCTTTCGGCCCCAGCCATCCCTACGTGGCATTGAGCATCAACAACCTGGCGGTGGTGTATCACGCACAAGGCGAGTATGCGAAGGCCGAGCCACTATTCCAGCGGGCGCTAACGATCTGGGAGAAGGCCGTCGGTCCCGATCATCCCGACGTGGCGAAATGCCTTCTGAATTATGCGGATCTGCTCAGGAAGCTCAATCGAACAGTCGAGGCAGAGGCGATGGCAGCGCGAGCCAAGGCGATTCAGGCGCGGTCTTAG
- a CDS encoding HlyD family secretion protein has translation MSKQTALTLALIAIVAALALWWGLRPSGLPADIVTGNGRIEATEINIATKIPGRIVDIAAKEGDFVKAGTVLARMDTQVLQAQQAEAAAKVREAENAYQTAKSIVVQRESEYAAAQAVVAQRRAEFDAAEKRLHRSQRLVGEGATPQQEVDDNNARVLGMRAAINTALAQVEAARAGIDAAKSQVVQAQSMIEAVKATVVRLQADINDSELKAPIDGRIQYRVAEPGEVLDAGGRVLNMVDLSDVYMTFFLPTAAAGKVALGSDIRLVFDALPGYVIPAKASFVASVAQFTPKTVETESERLKLMFRVRARIDVELLKQHINQVKTGVPGVAYVKIDSAAAWPANLEIKLPQ, from the coding sequence ATGAGCAAACAGACCGCATTGACGCTCGCGCTGATCGCCATTGTCGCGGCATTGGCATTATGGTGGGGATTGCGCCCATCCGGCTTGCCGGCCGACATCGTCACCGGCAATGGCCGGATCGAAGCCACCGAAATCAATATCGCCACCAAAATTCCAGGCCGCATTGTCGATATCGCCGCCAAGGAAGGCGACTTCGTCAAGGCCGGCACCGTGCTGGCACGCATGGATACCCAAGTGCTGCAAGCTCAACAAGCCGAAGCGGCAGCCAAGGTTCGCGAAGCCGAAAACGCCTATCAAACCGCCAAATCCATCGTCGTCCAGCGCGAAAGCGAATACGCCGCCGCGCAAGCGGTGGTCGCGCAGCGCCGGGCCGAGTTCGATGCGGCGGAAAAGCGCCTGCACAGGTCGCAACGATTGGTCGGCGAAGGTGCCACGCCACAACAGGAAGTCGACGACAACAACGCCAGGGTGTTGGGGATGCGGGCGGCGATCAATACCGCGCTGGCCCAGGTCGAAGCCGCCAGGGCCGGCATCGATGCTGCCAAATCGCAAGTCGTGCAGGCGCAATCGATGATAGAAGCGGTAAAAGCCACCGTGGTGCGCCTGCAAGCTGACATCAACGACAGCGAATTGAAAGCGCCCATCGACGGCCGCATCCAGTACCGGGTCGCCGAACCCGGCGAAGTGCTGGATGCCGGCGGCCGGGTGCTGAACATGGTGGATTTGTCCGACGTGTATATGACCTTCTTCCTGCCTACCGCGGCGGCCGGCAAGGTGGCCTTGGGCAGCGACATCCGTTTGGTGTTCGACGCGCTGCCCGGCTATGTGATTCCGGCCAAGGCCAGTTTCGTCGCCAGCGTGGCCCAGTTCACCCCCAAAACCGTGGAAACCGAAAGCGAACGCCTGAAATTGATGTTTCGGGTCCGCGCCCGCATCGATGTCGAATTGTTGAAGCAGCATATCAATCAGGTAAAGACCGGCGTGCCGGGCGTGGCTTACGTCAAAATCGATTCGGCCGCGGCCTGGCCCGCCAACCTGGAAATCAAGTTGCCGCAATGA
- a CDS encoding efflux transporter outer membrane subunit, with translation MRYKRGWVLILSGLAGCAMGPDYREVAPSVPEHWLAASDLAPASPDDLKTWWQSFGDAELDRLMELALAGNLDVKIAWARVDQARAERRGTRAELFPSVNAAAGGQRQSNPFPGLAPGIKYNMFELGFDALWEIDLFGRLQRRSESAAAELDAAGEQYRQAQVSLSAELARDYVEYRSLQSQLRITRSNLDSQQHTLALTEKLFNEGVSARHDLVRARAQAETTASQVPALEANLTATLRQLEALVGQQPGALAAELNDPAEMPVAPVRQFLASPAETIRQRPDLRAAERRLAAAAAMQGAAIAELFPKISLSAFFGLRNTDIESLFKSAAFSYGTAANLVQPLLNFGRIQAGIDLAEAKQTEAYLAYEKAVLEALQETETAFNRYLKEEIRRQALARAVADLKESVRLSQLRYQEGVISFLDVLDAQRALYGAEIDLARSQAATATYLIALYKSLGGGANPMPSEPKRSKEDE, from the coding sequence ATGAGGTATAAGCGCGGGTGGGTCTTGATTTTAAGCGGTTTGGCGGGCTGTGCGATGGGCCCGGATTACCGGGAAGTCGCGCCTTCGGTACCGGAGCATTGGCTGGCCGCGAGCGATTTGGCTCCGGCCAGCCCGGATGACTTGAAGACCTGGTGGCAAAGCTTCGGCGATGCCGAGCTTGATCGTTTGATGGAGCTGGCCCTGGCCGGCAATCTGGACGTCAAGATTGCATGGGCGCGCGTCGATCAGGCCCGCGCGGAACGTCGCGGTACCCGCGCGGAATTGTTTCCAAGCGTCAACGCGGCAGCCGGCGGGCAACGGCAAAGCAACCCGTTTCCCGGTCTGGCGCCCGGCATCAAATACAATATGTTCGAGCTGGGTTTCGATGCGCTTTGGGAAATCGACCTGTTTGGCCGCTTGCAACGCCGCTCGGAGTCAGCGGCCGCCGAGCTCGATGCCGCCGGCGAACAATATCGCCAAGCGCAGGTTAGCTTGAGTGCCGAGCTGGCGCGCGATTACGTCGAGTATCGCAGTCTGCAAAGCCAGTTGCGCATTACCCGTTCCAATCTGGACTCCCAGCAACATACCTTGGCATTGACCGAGAAATTGTTCAACGAAGGCGTCAGCGCTCGTCACGATCTGGTGCGCGCCCGCGCCCAAGCCGAAACCACCGCCTCGCAGGTGCCGGCACTGGAAGCCAATCTGACCGCGACGCTGCGGCAACTGGAGGCGCTGGTTGGGCAACAACCCGGCGCCTTGGCCGCCGAACTGAACGATCCCGCCGAGATGCCGGTGGCGCCGGTTCGGCAATTTTTGGCATCGCCGGCCGAAACCATCCGCCAACGCCCCGACCTGCGTGCCGCCGAACGCCGGCTCGCCGCGGCGGCTGCCATGCAAGGCGCGGCTATCGCCGAACTGTTTCCGAAAATATCGCTGTCGGCATTTTTTGGACTGCGCAATACCGACATCGAAAGCCTGTTCAAATCGGCGGCTTTTTCATACGGCACTGCCGCTAACCTGGTCCAGCCCTTGTTGAATTTTGGCCGGATTCAGGCCGGCATCGATCTGGCGGAAGCCAAGCAAACAGAGGCTTATCTGGCCTACGAAAAAGCGGTGCTGGAAGCCTTGCAAGAAACCGAAACCGCGTTCAATCGCTACCTGAAAGAAGAAATTCGCCGGCAGGCCCTGGCTCGCGCGGTCGCCGATCTAAAAGAGTCGGTGCGATTGTCGCAATTGCGTTATCAAGAAGGGGTAATATCCTTTCTCGACGTGTTAGACGCGCAGCGCGCGCTGTATGGCGCGGAGATCGATCTGGCCCGCTCGCAAGCGGCAACCGCCACCTATTTGATTGCCTTGTACAAATCGCTGGGCGGCGGTGCGAACCCGATGCCCAGCGAACCCAAACGCTCCAAGGAGGACGAATGA
- the rbbA gene encoding ribosome-associated ATPase/putative transporter RbbA: protein MNRSAPVVRVSGVSLRYGDTLALDGISVDIPGNRMVGLIGPDGVGKSSLMSLLTGARKLQKGAIETLGGDIADSGHRRAVCPRIAYMPQGLGKNLYLTLSVFENVDFFGRLFGQQQAERRERIAELLDSTGLTPFSDRPAGKLSGGMKQKLALCCALIHDPDLLVLDEPTTGVDPLSRAQFWELIERIRIRRTGMSVLVSTAYMDEAERFDWLVAMDDGKVLATGSAAELRAQTQADSLEAAFISLLPAEKRQGHKTVVIPPRGNNGDAAEVAIEADGLSMRFDDFVAVDNVSLRIERGEIFGFLGSNGCGKSTTMKMLTGLLSPSAGEARLFGQVLDANNMTTRQRVGYMSQAFSLYAELTVRQNLELHARLFHLPEAGIAARVADMARRFMLENALDSLPDALPLGMRQRLSLAVAVIHSPDLLILDEPTSGVDPVARDRFWELIVDLARRDLVTVFISTHFMNEAERCDRISLMHAGKVLASDAPAKLVADSGHASLEQAFIAYLKTAAGSVDTVDEAPAFFPHPNPLPEGEGTKPISAIGERTMVAPGERFSLLRLFSISRREAIELRRDPIRLSIALFGTLFLMLTFGYGITMDVENLRFAVLDRDQTTLSSNYALDLGGSRYFVAHAPIADYSELDRRMRSGELSLALEIPPNFARDLQRGENVKIGAWIDGAMPTRGENIVGYVQGMHQTWLLEQARRRAAKAVPSAAMNIETRFRYNPDVKSLPAMVPSVIPILLMLIPAMLSALSVVREKELGSILNLYVTPVSKLEFLVGKQLPYIAMGMVNFLLLCAMAVWVFGVPHKGDFLLLTLAALLYVAFATGFGLLVSVFTRSQVAAIFGTFIATFIPSNRFSGMIDPVSSLEDGARFVGEIFPGTHFLTICRGTFSKALGFAELSPYLLPIALAVLVVVGLGVALLEKQER from the coding sequence ATGAACCGGTCCGCGCCTGTGGTTCGGGTCAGCGGCGTCAGCCTGCGCTACGGGGATACCTTGGCGCTGGACGGCATCAGCGTGGATATTCCCGGCAACCGCATGGTCGGCCTGATTGGTCCCGACGGCGTCGGTAAATCCAGTCTGATGTCGCTGTTGACCGGCGCACGCAAACTGCAGAAAGGCGCGATAGAAACGCTGGGCGGCGACATTGCCGACAGCGGACACCGGCGCGCGGTTTGTCCGCGCATCGCTTATATGCCGCAGGGTCTGGGCAAGAATCTCTATCTGACTTTATCGGTATTCGAAAACGTCGATTTTTTCGGCCGCTTGTTCGGTCAACAACAAGCCGAGCGCCGAGAACGCATTGCCGAACTACTGGACAGCACCGGTCTAACCCCCTTCAGCGACAGGCCGGCCGGAAAATTATCCGGCGGCATGAAACAGAAACTGGCTTTGTGTTGCGCGCTGATTCACGATCCGGATTTATTGGTACTGGACGAGCCGACGACCGGCGTCGACCCTTTGTCGCGCGCCCAGTTTTGGGAATTGATAGAGCGGATTAGAATACGGCGTACCGGGATGAGCGTGCTGGTTTCCACCGCCTATATGGACGAGGCGGAGCGCTTCGACTGGCTGGTGGCGATGGACGACGGCAAGGTACTGGCGACCGGCAGCGCCGCCGAACTGCGCGCCCAAACACAGGCCGATAGCCTGGAAGCGGCTTTTATCAGTTTATTGCCGGCGGAGAAACGCCAAGGCCATAAAACCGTGGTGATTCCGCCGCGCGGTAACAACGGCGACGCGGCGGAAGTCGCCATCGAAGCGGATGGGCTGAGCATGCGCTTCGACGATTTTGTCGCGGTCGATAATGTCAGCCTGCGCATCGAGCGCGGCGAGATTTTCGGCTTTCTGGGTTCCAACGGTTGCGGCAAATCGACGACGATGAAAATGCTGACGGGTTTGCTGTCGCCCAGCGCCGGCGAGGCCAGGCTGTTCGGACAGGTTCTCGACGCCAATAATATGACCACCCGGCAACGGGTCGGTTATATGTCGCAGGCATTCTCGCTGTACGCCGAATTGACGGTACGGCAAAATCTGGAGCTGCACGCCCGGCTGTTTCATCTGCCGGAAGCCGGGATTGCCGCGCGCGTCGCCGATATGGCGCGGCGTTTCATGCTGGAAAACGCACTCGACAGCCTGCCGGACGCCTTGCCGTTGGGGATGCGCCAGCGGCTGTCGCTGGCGGTGGCGGTAATCCATAGTCCGGATTTGCTGATTCTGGACGAGCCGACTTCCGGCGTCGATCCGGTGGCGCGCGACCGCTTTTGGGAGCTGATCGTCGACCTGGCCCGCCGCGATCTGGTCACGGTATTCATCTCCACTCATTTCATGAACGAGGCCGAACGTTGCGACCGGATTTCGCTGATGCACGCCGGCAAGGTGCTGGCCAGCGACGCGCCGGCCAAGCTGGTCGCGGACAGCGGCCATGCCTCGTTAGAGCAAGCCTTCATTGCTTATCTGAAAACGGCCGCGGGCAGCGTTGATACTGTCGATGAAGCGCCAGCTTTTTTCCCTCACCCTAACCCTCTCCCGGAGGGCGAGGGAACAAAACCAATTTCCGCAATCGGGGAAAGGACGATGGTTGCCCCAGGAGAGCGCTTCAGCTTGCTGCGCCTGTTCAGCATCAGCCGCCGCGAAGCGATCGAACTGCGCCGCGATCCGATTCGCTTATCGATTGCCTTGTTCGGCACCTTGTTTCTAATGCTGACTTTCGGTTACGGCATCACCATGGATGTCGAGAATCTGCGTTTCGCGGTGCTGGACCGCGACCAAACCACGCTCAGCAGCAACTACGCGCTGGATTTAGGCGGCTCGCGCTACTTCGTCGCCCACGCGCCGATCGCCGATTACTCAGAACTCGATAGACGCATGCGTAGCGGCGAACTGAGTCTGGCTCTGGAGATTCCGCCCAACTTTGCCCGCGATCTACAGCGCGGCGAAAACGTCAAAATCGGCGCCTGGATCGACGGCGCGATGCCGACTCGGGGCGAAAATATCGTCGGCTACGTGCAAGGCATGCATCAAACCTGGCTGTTGGAACAAGCCCGCCGCCGCGCCGCCAAGGCGGTTCCAAGCGCGGCGATGAACATCGAAACCCGCTTTCGGTATAACCCGGATGTGAAGAGTCTGCCGGCCATGGTGCCGTCGGTGATTCCGATCCTGCTGATGTTGATTCCGGCCATGCTCAGCGCGTTGAGCGTGGTGCGGGAAAAAGAACTCGGCTCGATACTGAATTTATACGTCACGCCGGTCAGCAAATTGGAGTTTTTAGTCGGCAAGCAATTGCCGTATATCGCGATGGGCATGGTGAATTTTCTGTTGCTGTGCGCGATGGCGGTGTGGGTGTTCGGGGTGCCGCACAAGGGCGATTTTTTATTGCTGACTTTGGCGGCGCTGCTCTATGTCGCTTTCGCCACCGGCTTCGGTTTACTAGTCTCGGTGTTTACCCGCAGCCAAGTGGCGGCTATCTTTGGGACTTTCATCGCCACCTTTATCCCTTCCAACCGTTTTTCCGGAATGATCGATCCGGTGTCGTCGCTGGAGGACGGCGCCCGCTTCGTCGGCGAGATTTTTCCCGGCACGCATTTTTTGACGATCTGCCGCGGCACCTTCTCCAAGGCCTTGGGCTTCGCCGAGTTAAGCCCCTATTTGCTGCCGATTGCGCTGGCGGTTTTAGTCGTCGTCGGACTGGGCGTCGCGCTGCTGGAAAAACAGGAACGTTAA